aattaagagaaattTTGTACGTCTTGGGTATCCTCTGGTATCCACGTTATTCGTAAGAGGCATTATACTCTTGTAGAGTAGTGTTGTGCTCATAATTTTTTTAGGTAAGAATTTGTATTCAAGGACCAAACCTTTTTATCTAATACATCTAATAGCTGGTTTTAGTATGACAGTATGATGAAGTTTTTAGTACGACAGTTGTCCGCATTTTCTTGTGATTACCACTGCCATGGGACTAATATATGGAAACAACTGAATTTTTGTGGGGGGTTCTTCGTGAGATTTCTGTGGAAGTTCCAAGACAGGGTTCTTCTTACTGCTGTGTAAACTTGGGAAGATTCATCGCATTAAGATTAAATATCAATGACAACCATAAACTCGAACAAACCAGttccataaaaaaaatcaatgtcAGCTATTAGATGCCATAAACCGAATCTAGTGtcaaaaataatcaaagaatACAAACACCAGTGAGTCTTCTCCCTAGCTATTACAAAGTTGTACCAGTAGTTgtcacctttctttcatattcgAAAGCTCAAGCGGAGTGCCAGTGAAATAAAAGGGACAAGGTAGAGAAGCAGGGACTCGCAGCGAGAAAGATTTGTCCCCTGAGAATTGCACAAGAATATTAGTAGCTGTATCAAATTTATGAAGAGTTTGGTTGCTTTTTTCTTGTAGCAACAAAActgaaacaattttttttagtgtttTCCAAAGGTATCACAAAAGCAGAATCTCCTATATAGGCAGTCTTGAATAAGGAGATGCATTCACCGATCATTCGAATTTCGGACATCTATAAACTCAAATTGCATCGGTCCTTTATCAATAGTATTTTTTAGAGGCATAATGCTTGGAAATTAAAAAGGTAGTAAAAAATctaaagatgaaaaaaaaagaaatgctGACCGAATCAGAAGTAATGGCTAGATAACCGGAGGAGGAGCTTGCTGGCGGCAATGACGCTGATGGCGTAGATCCAGACCCACCGGAGCTGCTATTAGTACTCACGGCGTTGATTGCCGGGACTCCTAAGGGGTAAGCCTGAGATCCGTCGGGCTTGAAAAGGCCATAGTTTCGCTCCGAGCTAGGACCAGGCTTGAGGTTCTCATTGAACAAGGCAAAGACGTATATGTTCAAATCCGAGTTAGGCCTCATGGGCGTACCCTTCTTCTGACCAATAAGCTTCATGAGATTACAGTTGTATTTCCTAGCATTCTCCGGTGTAGCTCCGGCTTCGTCGCCGTCTCCCTTCGACGGCCATCCAGTCTCCGAGATCTGTACGCAGACGTTTTTGTACCCAATGGAAGATAAAGCAGAGTGAACAGCATCGATCTGAGCGAAAAGCATGTTGTCGTAGTGGAGATTGGACTCTGGATCAACGATACCAGAGTTAGGCTGAAATAGCACGAAATCAAGGGAGACCTGCTTCGGATTTCCCTTGTAAGCAAAGTAAGGATAAGCATTAATCAGAAAAGGTGAGCCAGTTTTGCAATGGAAATTCACGATCTGGGTAACACAGTTGACAAGATCCCGACGGAAAGCTCCAGCGGAAGGCGGATAGGAAGTTTGTAGAATAGCAAGAGAATGTGCGGTGGTGACAGTGACTTGCTTGTCCAACTTGAGATTAACAAGAGCAGTGTGGACACTTTGCATTGCAGGGAGGAGGTTGTCGGTGAGGGTGGTATCGTTAAAGGTGAGAACTTCATTACCGACGGCGATGCAGGTGATTTTGGTAGCTGGTAAGTAAGCTTGGACGTTGGATTTAACCCATGATTGAGCTTTAGAAGGATCTTTCATCTTGGCTAGGTACTCATTGCCAAGACTGACGATGAACTCAACGCCAGTGTTAGCAAAGGCTTTGAGGACATGTGGGTCAGCATCGTAGAGCTTGATTCTGGTAGCTCCGATGGATTTGACCAAGGGTACGACGTTTTCCGGTAAGGGAAGATTATTGGCGATTTGACCGTAGTTTATGCCGAGAGAAGATACCATAGTTGGGGTAAAAAACACCAGAAAGAGGAGAAGCAATGGCGGAGAAGAGCAGTGACTGGGTTCCATCCCGGACAAGGAGGGAGCTAAAGGTGAAAGAAGACTAAAAGCAAGCAGCCTAGAAAAAGCTGAGTGGTGTTATAAGTAACGGACTATTGACAGCGGCTTGGCTGCTTTTATTTTCTCACAATCAACTTGTATAAACATCTTACTCCTAAAAGTAGCATTTATTAAGTTTAATATTAGTATATGTTGCTTTAAACTGACGAAAGAATAACACCAAAAACACTTTAGTAAATAGATCAagaattttgaatataaaaatagatatagAGAGCAtcttattattcaaaaattgcAAAAATTGGATCGTAGCTTAGTCGACATGGCTGGCTGTAGAGAAAACTGTTTCTTACTACTAATAGAGTAGTAGACAAACAGACAGACAGGTGCCGTTATGAAAAGGAGATGCCTTGATTGAGCTGTAGCCCATTCAATCATGCTACCTTACTttatgaatgaatgtgtgatggGCTCAAAATATCTTTCGGTGATGCCTAAATTCAATAATTTGAGTGTTGATTGGAGATGGACATCCGTTT
The genomic region above belongs to Solanum dulcamara chromosome 5, daSolDulc1.2, whole genome shotgun sequence and contains:
- the LOC129890247 gene encoding glucan endo-1,3-beta-glucosidase 11; the protein is MEPSHCSSPPLLLLFLVFFTPTMVSSLGINYGQIANNLPLPENVVPLVKSIGATRIKLYDADPHVLKAFANTGVEFIVSLGNEYLAKMKDPSKAQSWVKSNVQAYLPATKITCIAVGNEVLTFNDTTLTDNLLPAMQSVHTALVNLKLDKQVTVTTAHSLAILQTSYPPSAGAFRRDLVNCVTQIVNFHCKTGSPFLINAYPYFAYKGNPKQVSLDFVLFQPNSGIVDPESNLHYDNMLFAQIDAVHSALSSIGYKNVCVQISETGWPSKGDGDEAGATPENARKYNCNLMKLIGQKKGTPMRPNSDLNIYVFALFNENLKPGPSSERNYGLFKPDGSQAYPLGVPAINAVSTNSSSGGSGSTPSASLPPASSSSGYLAITSDSGTNLSRCESLLLYLVPFISLALRLSFRI